The following proteins are encoded in a genomic region of Bernardetia sp. MNP-M8:
- a CDS encoding DNA adenine methylase, with amino-acid sequence MNYIGSKLRLSDWIIETITEKYNKSNPSKPLSQTIFAELFAGTGIISRKLKPFVNQIIANDLEPYSYVLLKNYIENTKAIPNERIVFLIEELNSLSIKEQKDGFIYKNYCQGSGSERLYFSDDNGKKIDVIRKKVEEWKLNNFVFQSEYFFLLASLLESADKIANTASVYGAFLKQLKKSAQKNLVFSPAHFPKPQNGHNQENQVFKEDANELIKKIKGDILYLDPPYNARQYGANYHLLNTIALYDNFEPKGKTGLREYERSKYCKKNEVETAFEELIKNADFEFIFLSYNNEGLMNLETIKRIMSKYGSYSLEKTEYQRFKADKDINREHKANATMEYLHILRK; translated from the coding sequence ATGAATTACATCGGCTCAAAACTTCGTCTTTCAGATTGGATAATAGAAACTATTACTGAAAAATATAATAAATCAAATCCTTCAAAACCTCTCTCTCAAACCATTTTTGCAGAACTTTTTGCAGGAACAGGAATCATTAGTAGAAAACTAAAACCATTTGTAAATCAAATTATTGCAAATGATTTAGAACCATATAGTTATGTTTTACTTAAAAATTATATAGAAAATACAAAAGCTATTCCGAATGAAAGAATTGTTTTTTTGATAGAAGAATTGAACAGTTTATCTATAAAAGAACAAAAAGACGGTTTTATTTATAAAAACTATTGTCAAGGAAGTGGAAGTGAACGACTTTATTTTAGCGACGATAATGGAAAAAAAATTGATGTAATTAGAAAGAAAGTGGAAGAATGGAAGTTAAATAATTTTGTTTTTCAAAGTGAATATTTCTTTCTTTTGGCTTCTCTTTTAGAAAGTGCTGATAAAATAGCAAATACAGCTTCTGTGTATGGCGCATTTTTAAAACAACTCAAAAAATCAGCTCAAAAAAATCTAGTTTTTTCTCCTGCTCACTTTCCAAAACCTCAAAATGGACATAACCAAGAGAATCAAGTTTTCAAAGAAGATGCAAACGAACTAATAAAGAAAATAAAGGGCGATATTCTATATTTAGACCCACCGTATAATGCTCGTCAGTATGGTGCAAACTACCATCTTTTGAATACGATTGCGCTTTATGATAATTTTGAACCCAAAGGAAAAACAGGTTTGAGAGAATATGAGCGTTCGAAATATTGCAAAAAAAATGAAGTAGAAACTGCTTTTGAAGAATTAATAAAAAATGCAGATTTTGAGTTTATCTTTTTAAGCTACAACAATGAAGGTTTGATGAACTTAGAAACTATAAAAAGAATAATGAGCAAATACGGTTCATACTCGTTAGAAAAAACAGAATACCAACGTTTCAAAGCTGATAAAGACATCAACAGAGAACACAAAGCCAACGCAACAATGGAATATTTGCATATTTTGAGGAAGTGA
- a CDS encoding VOC family protein: MKRVTGIGGVFFKCQNPKAMKAWYKKHLGFDTNDYGTSFEWHQAEDATQKGSTQWCPFDEKTTYFEPSKKDFMINYRVEDLEKLVEVLKEEGVTILDEIESFDYGKFVHILDIEGNKIELWQP; encoded by the coding sequence ATGAAACGAGTTACAGGTATTGGAGGAGTATTTTTTAAGTGTCAAAATCCTAAAGCCATGAAAGCATGGTACAAAAAACATCTAGGGTTTGATACAAATGACTATGGAACGAGCTTTGAATGGCATCAAGCCGAAGATGCTACCCAAAAAGGCTCTACACAATGGTGTCCTTTTGATGAAAAAACGACCTATTTTGAACCTTCTAAAAAAGACTTTATGATTAATTATAGAGTTGAAGATTTAGAAAAGCTAGTCGAAGTTTTGAAAGAAGAAGGAGTTACTATTCTTGATGAAATAGAAAGTTTTGATTATGGAAAATTTGTTCATATTCTGGATATAGAAGGCAACAAAATTGAACTTTGGCAACCTTAA
- a CDS encoding magnesium and cobalt transport protein CorA: MPKTFLENTTLIQYNETDYKTGNYEKIEHVITSEKDGLIRWINTYGMEYEDQLRQVIIQNKLDDFLLKLIKDDEQSNKVIELEDLLFVSIRVLKTENDSLDSEQMFFIVSSDFVWSIQEQKGDYFGWIRERIRDNKGLIRKKKSDYLLFLLIESIIDNYYETNQNYIEMYSEMLDTTKVKPTPEFTNQIEKQRRNLLKFKKSANSLRTTLLRLEKVKNKYIKNSYFSELKEQTNDLITDIDFELQTLESSLNLVFSIQGHRLNEVMKTLTIFSVIFIPLTFLAGIYGMNFKNIPELETQNGYYVLLGVMSVITVGIIIYFKQKKWF; this comes from the coding sequence ATGCCAAAAACATTTTTAGAAAATACTACGCTCATTCAGTACAATGAAACTGATTATAAGACAGGTAATTATGAAAAAATAGAGCACGTAATTACATCTGAAAAAGATGGTCTTATACGTTGGATAAATACTTATGGAATGGAGTATGAAGACCAATTAAGACAAGTAATTATTCAAAATAAGTTAGATGATTTTTTGTTGAAGTTAATAAAAGATGATGAGCAATCTAATAAAGTGATTGAGTTAGAAGATTTACTTTTTGTTTCAATCAGAGTATTAAAAACAGAAAATGATTCTTTAGATTCAGAACAAATGTTTTTTATTGTTTCTTCTGATTTTGTGTGGAGTATTCAAGAGCAAAAAGGAGATTATTTTGGTTGGATTAGAGAGCGAATTAGAGATAATAAAGGATTAATAAGAAAAAAGAAATCTGATTATTTGCTTTTTCTTCTGATAGAATCAATTATTGATAATTATTATGAAACGAATCAGAATTATATCGAAATGTATTCTGAAATGCTAGACACAACCAAAGTAAAACCAACACCAGAGTTTACCAATCAAATTGAAAAACAAAGACGCAACCTTTTAAAATTTAAAAAATCAGCAAACAGTTTACGAACTACACTTTTACGTTTAGAAAAAGTAAAAAATAAATACATAAAAAATAGTTATTTTTCAGAACTAAAAGAACAAACCAACGACTTAATTACAGATATTGACTTCGAACTCCAAACACTTGAAAGCAGTCTAAACCTTGTTTTTAGTATTCAAGGACACCGTTTGAATGAAGTAATGAAAACACTTACTATTTTCTCTGTTATCTTTATTCCTCTGACATTTTTGGCAGGAATTTATGGAATGAATTTTAAAAATATTCCCGAACTTGAAACACAGAATGGTTATTATGTTTTATTGGGTGTAATGTCTGTTATTACAGTCGGAATTATAATTTATTTTAAACAGAAAAAATGGTTTTGA
- a CDS encoding PorP/SprF family type IX secretion system membrane protein, translated as MINRLLFLSFFTFVTFSSLRAQNSLYSGNYIWNWATVNAAALGTENALDIKMNYRKQWSGIQGAPNSFSFLAQTPLFQNKTEVLSAAYHATGLETYHNEAGLWSETGIYARYAYHLTLSQRDEWDANSRLRMSFGASFGLKTIGFDASKATLYNPNDNAIQNNQQSTVPDANIGVWLQNDRFFGGFGVYQLFENNVNIGQNTTDNLERYYNLSAGTVINLSENFVLSPSFLMSINKTTDMNWDLNTKLSYTDLIWVAANYRHKRAVQTFLGTRITSWLDIAYSYEFSSFIKSNENNFNSLGTTNEVLVGIRIFNKSTDSDTKRNSIF; from the coding sequence ATGATAAATCGATTACTTTTTTTATCTTTTTTTACTTTTGTGACCTTTTCTTCTCTTAGAGCGCAAAATTCGCTTTATTCTGGAAATTATATTTGGAATTGGGCAACCGTTAATGCTGCTGCATTAGGAACTGAAAATGCCTTAGATATAAAGATGAACTATCGCAAACAATGGTCTGGAATACAAGGTGCTCCAAATAGTTTTTCATTTTTGGCACAAACACCACTTTTTCAAAACAAAACAGAAGTTTTATCAGCAGCTTATCACGCCACAGGATTAGAAACCTATCACAATGAAGCAGGACTATGGAGTGAAACAGGTATTTATGCTCGTTATGCGTATCATCTGACACTTTCACAACGTGATGAATGGGATGCAAATTCTAGACTTCGAATGTCTTTTGGTGCTAGTTTTGGACTCAAAACTATTGGCTTTGACGCATCAAAGGCGACTTTATACAATCCAAATGATAACGCTATTCAGAACAATCAACAGAGCACAGTTCCAGATGCAAATATAGGTGTTTGGCTACAAAATGACCGTTTTTTTGGTGGTTTTGGTGTTTATCAATTATTCGAAAATAATGTAAATATAGGACAAAATACCACTGATAATTTGGAGCGTTATTATAACTTATCAGCAGGAACAGTTATAAATTTAAGTGAAAATTTTGTTTTATCTCCTTCTTTTTTGATGAGTATCAACAAAACAACAGATATGAACTGGGATTTGAATACAAAACTATCTTATACTGATTTGATTTGGGTGGCAGCCAATTACCGTCATAAAAGAGCTGTTCAGACTTTTCTAGGAACTCGCATTACTTCTTGGTTAGATATTGCTTACTCGTATGAGTTTTCAAGTTTTATAAAAAGTAATGAGAATAATTTTAATTCATTAGGAACAACAAATGAAGTTCTTGTAGGAATTCGAATTTTTAATAAAAGTACAGACTCTGATACAAAAAGAAATTCCATTTTTTAA
- a CDS encoding 7TM diverse intracellular signaling domain-containing protein, with the protein MRNREYNYYKIYVQLCIVVFLICIPVFFVKAQKNKANSFQDKSFEKIWLSSQQEKLIISSSSQIAEDKTGFLSIQQAIKSLNFENSKEAKPNFGYTSSTYWCRFQIENATNNSQNRWLEIQYPLLDSVWLYEVDSAQNIIQVQLLGDKMPYTQREIKDADLIFVLNINPRKTTTYYMRCRTQGTMTFPLVLWQPQAFSEQTANDRFGFGIYYGIIVVMIFYNLFIFFSLRDRAYLYYVLTIASIALFQLAFNGLGFQYLWSNFYPFNDIAIPFSISCFSFISLLFARQFLHLKKLLPKTDKLVLVFVALIIIELSLTFFLPYKVMIKVSSITGVVATTLLFYMGVMSYRRGYKSAIYFLIAWSLFWLGILCSIFKGFGLLSTNFITTYAIQIGSALEVILLSLGLADRINMLKNQLAEKTITEKNQKIENEIRQRYLIESQNQKLEQLVAERTVDLEQKTIELQSQNQKITDSLKYAKRIQDAILPPKEERDTILENHFVFFKPKDIVSGDFYWISEHKKEQKIIVAAVDCTGHGVPGAFMSIIGNNLLNQIINEKNIFYPSDILEELHKGVRTILKQDYDSSSNLNTSRDGMDIALCVINREKHTLEFAGANRPLWIVKNGKFEEIKGDRRAIGGWQNEQKREFKTHSIDLNEEMNVYLSSDGYSDQFGGNNEEGKEQTSKKFMSKNFKKLLVDINNTERTSQNLETQCSTLEQVMEKWKGNEPQIDDVLVVGFAVSKG; encoded by the coding sequence ATGAGAAATAGAGAATACAATTATTATAAAATTTATGTACAACTCTGTATAGTAGTTTTTCTTATATGTATTCCTGTTTTTTTTGTGAAGGCTCAAAAAAATAAGGCTAACTCTTTTCAAGATAAATCATTTGAGAAAATTTGGCTCTCAAGCCAACAAGAAAAATTAATTATTTCTAGTTCTTCTCAAATTGCAGAAGATAAGACAGGTTTTTTATCTATTCAGCAAGCCATAAAAAGCTTAAATTTTGAAAATTCTAAGGAAGCCAAACCAAATTTTGGTTATACTTCTTCTACTTATTGGTGTAGATTTCAGATTGAAAATGCTACTAATAACTCTCAAAATCGTTGGTTAGAAATACAATATCCTTTATTAGATTCGGTTTGGCTATACGAAGTAGATAGCGCACAAAATATTATTCAAGTGCAATTACTGGGCGACAAGATGCCTTACACCCAACGAGAAATAAAAGATGCTGACTTAATTTTTGTGTTAAATATTAATCCTAGAAAGACAACAACCTATTATATGCGTTGCCGAACACAAGGAACAATGACTTTTCCTTTAGTTCTTTGGCAACCTCAAGCCTTTAGCGAACAGACAGCCAATGATAGATTTGGTTTTGGGATTTATTATGGAATAATTGTCGTGATGATTTTCTATAACTTGTTTATCTTTTTCTCTTTGAGGGATAGAGCTTATCTTTATTATGTTCTGACAATTGCTTCCATTGCTCTTTTTCAACTTGCTTTTAATGGATTAGGATTTCAATATTTGTGGTCTAATTTCTATCCTTTTAATGATATTGCTATTCCTTTTTCTATTAGTTGTTTTTCTTTTATTTCTCTTCTTTTTGCTAGACAGTTTTTGCATTTGAAGAAACTACTTCCCAAAACAGATAAACTCGTTTTAGTCTTTGTTGCACTAATTATTATCGAACTTTCTTTGACTTTTTTTCTGCCTTATAAAGTGATGATAAAGGTAAGTTCTATTACTGGAGTTGTGGCTACTACACTTCTTTTTTATATGGGTGTGATGAGTTATAGAAGAGGTTACAAATCAGCTATCTATTTTTTAATAGCTTGGTCATTGTTTTGGTTAGGTATTTTATGTAGTATTTTTAAAGGCTTTGGGCTTTTATCTACTAATTTTATCACTACTTATGCCATACAAATTGGTTCGGCTTTAGAAGTCATTTTATTATCTCTAGGTCTTGCAGACCGTATAAATATGCTTAAAAATCAGCTTGCTGAAAAAACAATTACCGAAAAAAATCAGAAAATAGAAAATGAAATAAGACAACGTTATTTAATAGAATCTCAAAATCAAAAATTAGAACAATTAGTAGCAGAACGAACAGTTGATTTGGAACAAAAAACGATAGAGTTGCAAAGCCAAAACCAAAAAATAACGGATAGTTTGAAATATGCAAAACGTATTCAAGATGCTATTTTACCTCCTAAAGAAGAACGAGATACTATTTTAGAAAATCATTTTGTATTTTTCAAACCAAAAGATATTGTTTCTGGAGATTTTTATTGGATTTCAGAGCATAAAAAAGAACAAAAAATAATTGTTGCTGCTGTAGATTGTACAGGACACGGTGTTCCAGGTGCATTTATGTCCATTATTGGAAATAATTTACTCAATCAAATTATAAATGAGAAAAATATATTTTATCCTTCTGATATTTTAGAAGAATTGCATAAAGGTGTTCGCACCATTTTAAAACAAGATTATGATTCTAGTTCTAACCTAAATACTTCTAGAGATGGAATGGATATAGCACTCTGTGTTATAAATAGAGAAAAACATACACTAGAATTTGCAGGCGCAAACCGTCCTTTATGGATTGTAAAGAATGGAAAATTTGAAGAAATAAAAGGAGATAGACGAGCAATTGGAGGTTGGCAAAATGAACAAAAAAGAGAATTTAAAACACATTCTATTGACTTAAATGAAGAGATGAATGTTTATTTATCGTCTGATGGATATAGCGACCAATTTGGAGGAAACAATGAAGAAGGAAAAGAACAAACAAGTAAAAAATTCATGTCTAAAAACTTCAAAAAACTATTAGTAGATATAAACAATACAGAAAGAACATCTCAAAATCTAGAAACTCAATGTTCTACCTTAGAGCAAGTAATGGAAAAATGGAAGGGAAATGAACCTCAAATTGATGATGTTTTAGTAGTTGGTTTTGCTGTTAGTAAAGGATAA
- a CDS encoding RidA family protein codes for MQKRTINPWQWQNQRSYVQAVEVKNVESTLYIAGQTAIDNNGISSAADMKSQIVHSLQNLEKVIYEAGYECKNIVRLNIYTTSSEDFFANFDIIQNWISKHEIEQASTVLEVKSLFETLTVELEATVVK; via the coding sequence ATGCAAAAAAGAACTATCAATCCTTGGCAATGGCAAAACCAACGTAGCTATGTACAAGCTGTAGAAGTAAAAAATGTAGAAAGCACACTCTACATAGCAGGACAAACAGCTATAGATAATAATGGAATTTCTAGTGCTGCTGATATGAAAAGCCAAATAGTCCATAGTTTACAAAACTTAGAAAAAGTCATATATGAAGCTGGTTATGAGTGTAAAAATATTGTGCGCTTAAATATCTATACAACTTCTTCAGAAGATTTTTTTGCTAACTTCGATATTATTCAGAACTGGATATCCAAACATGAAATAGAACAAGCATCTACTGTACTTGAAGTGAAAAGTCTTTTTGAAACATTAACTGTTGAATTAGAAGCTACAGTAGTGAAATAA
- a CDS encoding Crp/Fnr family transcriptional regulator produces the protein MLEELRNHINAITPLTYEEFSFVCSLFVEKKIKKKQFLIKEGDSVKYAYFIVSGLLKLTYVDDLGKVHIVSFAMEDWWESDFQAYFTQSKARMSLQAIEDTSVLCLSLKNYQKMCLEVPKMKTFLIEMSNKGFIASQQRILSLLTTSVKERYEKLLQKYPLLFQRVPKAQLALYLGCSRETLSRISS, from the coding sequence ATGCTGGAAGAATTAAGAAATCACATAAATGCTATTACACCTCTAACCTATGAAGAATTTAGCTTTGTTTGTTCATTATTTGTTGAAAAAAAAATCAAAAAAAAGCAGTTTCTTATCAAAGAAGGTGATAGTGTAAAGTATGCTTATTTTATAGTATCAGGACTCTTGAAACTTACTTATGTCGACGATTTGGGTAAGGTTCATATTGTTTCTTTTGCTATGGAAGATTGGTGGGAATCCGATTTTCAAGCTTATTTTACTCAATCAAAAGCTCGTATGTCTTTACAAGCTATTGAAGATACATCTGTGTTGTGCCTTTCCCTTAAAAATTATCAAAAAATGTGTCTAGAAGTTCCAAAGATGAAAACCTTTTTAATAGAGATGTCAAATAAAGGATTCATTGCTTCTCAGCAGCGCATACTCTCATTATTAACAACTAGTGTAAAAGAGCGTTATGAAAAGCTGCTTCAAAAATATCCATTATTATTTCAAAGAGTACCAAAAGCTCAACTTGCTTTATATTTAGGCTGTTCACGAGAAACTCTGAGTCGGATTTCTTCTTGA
- a CDS encoding T9SS type A sorting domain-containing protein — protein sequence MKSLNSIFAIVFAITLSFTSFTSAFADEDNITATVEALPNSNKFILKFDNEKQEKLNIKIYNTNLELVYSEALGKKAQIQRIYDMNAIGEGTYTVIVEGETYNEKRTVVLKNTLKNDFIATFSPKATNNKVFASVENNKGTVKLTLTDLEGNILYEETINEESKARTFDLKDLTQGTYFLQIVGQDKTSYETYYID from the coding sequence ATGAAATCATTAAATTCAATTTTCGCCATCGTTTTTGCTATTACACTTTCTTTTACATCATTTACTTCTGCTTTTGCTGATGAAGACAATATAACTGCAACTGTAGAGGCATTACCAAATAGCAACAAATTTATCTTGAAATTTGATAATGAAAAACAAGAAAAACTCAACATCAAGATTTATAATACAAATTTAGAACTTGTATATTCAGAAGCTCTTGGTAAAAAAGCTCAAATTCAACGTATCTACGATATGAATGCCATTGGTGAAGGAACTTATACAGTAATTGTAGAAGGCGAAACATACAATGAAAAAAGAACTGTTGTTTTGAAAAATACTTTGAAAAATGATTTCATAGCTACATTTTCTCCAAAAGCAACCAATAATAAAGTTTTTGCATCTGTAGAGAATAACAAAGGAACTGTAAAATTAACTCTTACAGATTTAGAAGGTAATATTTTGTACGAAGAAACTATCAATGAGGAAAGCAAAGCTCGTACATTTGACCTTAAAGATTTAACTCAAGGAACTTACTTTTTGCAAATTGTTGGTCAAGACAAAACAAGCTACGAAACATATTATATTGACTAA